One window from the genome of Crassostrea angulata isolate pt1a10 chromosome 2, ASM2561291v2, whole genome shotgun sequence encodes:
- the LOC128174905 gene encoding uncharacterized protein LOC128174905: MCKTISGCPSDVDELPQCSKPCPSNCEQCYPKTGICANCQHGYKGYACELMCIAVANVIVTPASAINSSYDAMFSSSGLTFPSSGDVEVVDIYMTLSDQFNDISNMSVRVDNAMNFDVVLLENDIQSTKFHVPNYGPPQGILTVQNSMNTKVYAIQISVLFQKPFTISNVKMPLRKCVKRITKA, from the exons ATGTGCAAAACAA TTTCAGGCTGTCCATCGGATGTGGATGAATTGCCACAATGTTCAAAACCTTGTCCTTCTAACTGTGAGCAATGTTACCCCAAAACAGGGATATGTGCAAATTGCCAACACGGTTATAAAGGATATGCCTGTGAATTAA TGTGTATCGCTGTTGCAAATGTCATTGTAACCCCAGCAAGCGCTATAAATAGTTCTTACGATGCGATGTTTTCATCCAGTGGTCTGACATTTCCGTCATCTGGAGATGTTGAAGTTGTGGATATCTACATGACCTTATCCGACCAgtttaatgatatttcaaatatgtcTGTCAGAGTTGACAATGCAATGAATTTCGATGTTGTTCTGTTGGAAAATGATATACAATCAACAAAG TTCCACGTTCCGAACTATGGTCCACCACAAGGGATATTGACTGTTCAGAATAGTATGAACACCAAAGTGTATGCCATACAGATAAGTGTTTTGTTCCAAAAACCATTCACAATCTCAAATGTTAAAATGCCTTTGAGGAAGTGCGTAAAGAGAATT acaaAAGCTTGA
- the LOC128174906 gene encoding uncharacterized protein LOC128174906 — MARLLIVALLLSFCFGQVEGLNLAYKKPTWQSSEKYSSDNAVDGFINRTAVSNQCAISEASPIDITWMVDLEAIQSIIYIIIHYRTEDVPFANSIYASRFLGFSVYVSNTTNKDDGQLCYHESNQTNIFEIMKLTCEVQGRYVIYYNTRRGNEHKKPGFSSMAYVELCEVQVIGCPLGFYSMDCAKPCPHGCRHCSFLYGTCLGGCNPGFEGHHCDIYRRSE; from the exons ATGGCACGACTTCTTATAGTGGCCCTGctgttaagtttttgttttggtCAAGTCGAGGGTT TAAACCTTGCGTATAAAAAACCAACCTGGCAATCTTCTGAAAAGTATTCCTCTGACAACGCCGTTGATGGTTTTATAAATCGCACAGCAGTGAGCAACCAGTGCGCTATATCTGAAGCCTCACCTATTGATATCACGTGGATGGTTGACCTTGAGGCCATACAaagtataatttatataattatacattacAGAACTGAAGACGTACCATTTG CCAATAGTATCTATGCAAGCAGATTCCTCGGGTTCTCTGTCTATGTGTCAAATACAACGAACAAAGACGATGGGCAATTATGCTACCATGAATCAAACCAAACAAATATATTTGAGATTATGAAGCTTACGTGTGAAGTACAGGGCCGTTACGTGATATACTACAACACACGAAGAGGGAATGAACACAAAAAACCAGGCTTTTCATCGATGGCTTACGTTGAATTGTGTGAAGTACAAGTAATTG GTTGTCCCCTAGGATTTTACTCAATGGATTGTGCTAAACCGTGTCCTCATGGTTGCCGCCACTGTAGCTTTCTTTACGGGACATGTCTTGGAGGATGCAACCCGGGATTTGAGGGTCATCACTGTGATATTTATAGACGGAGTGAGTAG
- the LOC128171845 gene encoding uncharacterized protein LOC128171845: protein MCKTCKIGYKGYACELICHAVVNITVNPKSATNSSNYTTMFTPDGLTFPSPGDVQTLYIYISLSDQSSDLLNMSIKIDNAINFNVVLIANNMQSKKYDGPKYGPPQKEFTIQNGLNTKVFAIRVTVVYMKPIRISNLKLPLRNCFNDTTNASTRSN, encoded by the exons ATGTGTAAGACGTGTAAGATTGGTTACAAAGGATATGCCTGTGAATTAA TTTGTCATGCAGTTGTTAATATAACGGTGAATCCAAAAAGTGCGACCAATTCCTCCAACTACACGACAATGTTTACTCCTGATGGACTCACATTTCCGTCGCCCGGAGATGTCCAAACTCTGTACATCTACATATCTTTGTCAGATCAGTCTTCGGATCTATTAAATATGTCAATCAAAATTGACAATGCAATCAACTTCAATGTCGTATTAATAGCGAACAATATGCAGTCGAAAAAG TACGATGGTCCTAAATATGGACCGCCGCAAAAAGAGTTTACAATTCAAAACGGATTAAACACAAAAGTGTTTGCCATACGTGTAACTGTGGTCTATATGAAGCCAATCAGGATCTCGAATTTGAAACTTCCCCTGAGGAATTGTTTCAATGATACT ACAAATGCCTCAACACGATCAAATTGA
- the LOC128174907 gene encoding uncharacterized protein LOC128174907 — MDNLAYKKPTWQIPSISIYPPERAVDNLKSNRSAEGNQCAISDGTPHGATWMVDLQSIQVIHNIVIYYRTEGKTWKSSKYASRFLGFSVYVSNTTNKGSGFLCYHDANNDASSIQSVINITCQVVGRYVIYYNTREGKLSQKPTYSKEAYIELCEVEVFGCPKLGFKGRKCNEPCPKKCHYCNPQTGECIGACNPGYYGDKCKYYDRRNMALQKPTFQSSQFFISIESKKAVDGQRADLNLYSGQCAVTAEHKNYALWRVDLLQKRKIERLTVYALTSSSIWDENSNFTGILLGFSLKVSNTTNQNEGVVCYKDTNHTRSTIPPSFDISCPVIGQYVSYYNERLPNTTYPAGYSQYAQPALCEVEVYGCPIPGFDGPHCAVPCLSICKNYLENLALWKPTFQSSTRSGASASEKAVDNQKSDRTFRGGQCSATLNNKTQAYWRVDLKNLYWIDHITIYFRTENQTWNEHNPQKSSPLGFYLYISNTTDKHDGVLCYHEHAHTIYNLPDVINISCPFKGRHVTYYNERKEGVAYPANYSRYAFADLCEVEVYGCPAPLKAEPQCTRPCPTNCEQCYPGTGVCQKCKHGYQGTECEPDKMEKTEYNQDVVGPFHGRIYARTNYGSVTEAIRIKVRYRETFTISNLKLPLKTCNSFAMHT, encoded by the exons ATGG ATAACCTGGCCTACAAAAAACCAACCTGGCAAATACCAAGCATCAGCATTTATCCTCCAGAGAGGGCGGTAGATAATTTAAAGTCCAACCGCTCGGCGGAGGGTAACCAATGTGCTATTTCTGACGGGACACCACACGGCGCCACTTGGATGGTGGATCTCCAATCTATTCAAGTTATACACAACATCGTGATATATTACAGGACAGAGGGTAAAACGTGGA AATCCAGCAAGTATGCGAGCAGATTCCTGGGTTTTTCTGTTTACGTATCCAACACAACAAACAAAGGAAGCGGGTTTCTCTGTTATCATGATGCAAACAATGATGCCAGCTCCATACAAAGCGTGATAAACATCACTTGTCAAGTTGTAGGCCGGTACGTGATATATTACAACACGAGAGAGGGCAAGCTCTCCCAGAAGCCCACTTATTCAAAAGAAGCATATATTGAACTGTGTGAAGTTGAGGTGTTTG GATGTCCAAAACTTGGCTTCAAAGGACGGAAATGTAACGAACCATGTCCGAAAAAATGTCATTACTGTAACCCGCAGACCGGGGAATGTATTGGAGCCTGTAACCCGGGATATTATGGAGACAAGTGCAAATATTACGATAGAA GAAATATGGCGCTGCAGAAACCGACCTTTCAATCATCgcaatttttcatttctatcGAAAGTAAGAAGGCTGTTGATGGTCAAAGGGCTGACCTTAATTTGTATTCGGGTCAATGCGCTGTGACTGCAGAACACAAAAACTACGCTCTGTGGAGAGTCGACCTCTTACAAAAGCGAAAAATTGAAAGGTTAACCGTATACGCCTTGACTTCTAGTTCGATATGGG ATGAGAACAGCAATTTTACAGGGATACTTTTAGGCTTTTCATTAAAAGTTTCTAACACAACCAACCAAAATGAGGGCGTCGTCTGCTACAAAGACACAAACCATACAAGGTCAACTATACCTCCCTCATTCGATATAAGCTGCCCTGTGATTGGTCAATATGTCTCGTATTACAATGAAAGACTCCCAAACACTACCTACCCAGCTGGGTACAGTCAATACGCCCAGCCAGCTCTGTGTGAAGTCGAAGTGTATG GTTGTCCTATTCCGGGATTTGACGGTCCGCATTGTGCTGTCCCTTGCCTCTCAATCTGCAAAAATT ATCTGGAAAATCTAGCTCTCTGGAAACCAACATTTCAGTCTTCCACGCGATCCGGCGCTTCCGCTTCAGAGAAGGCAGTTGATAACCAGAAATCTGATCGGACGTTTCGCGGTGGTCAATGTTCAGCTACTTTAAACAACAAAACTCAAGCATATTGGcgagttgatttaaaaaatctttactgGATAGATCACATCACGATATATTTCAGGACAGAGAACCAAACATGGA ATGAGCACAACCCTCAAAAATCGTCGCCTCTTGGGTTCTACTTATATATTTCTAACACAACGGATAAACACGACGGCGTCCTTTGTTATCACGAGCATGCGCACACAATCTACAATCTCCCTGACGTGATAAACATCAGCTGCCCATTTAAAGGACGACACGTCACCTACTACAATGAACGAAAAGAAGGAGTTGCCTACCCTGCAAATTATTCCCGATATGCCTTTGCTGATTTGTGTGAAGTTGAAGTTTACG GTTGCCCTGCCCCTTTGAAAGCCGAGCCACAGTGTACTCGTCCCTGCCCAACTAACTGTGAACAATGTTACCCAGGTACAGGGGTCTGTCAAAAATGCAAACATGGCTACCAAGGGACTGAATGTGAGCCTG ACAAAATGGAAAAGACTGAG TATAATCAAGATGTCGTTGGTCCTTTTCATGGCCGCATATATGCACGTACCAACTATGGCTCTGTAACTGAGGCTATCCGCATTAAAGTACGATATAGGGAAACGTTCACCATATCAAATCTAAAACTTCCTCTGAAGACATGTAACAGTTTTGCG ATGCACACATAA
- the LOC128171843 gene encoding uncharacterized protein LOC128171843, with translation MNISGPVSGRYVIYYNTREGNISHIPTYSSEAYIELCEVEVYGWPVLGYKGQFCNEPCPENCQHCHLYSGECLGACNPGFYGNQCKFYNRKNLALNKPTYQSSTYEHSTKSENAVDGLKSDSSTDSGHCSYTALLQPYALWRVDLMQQRYIERITLYPMTSNLNWTESNPNTEKLLGFSLVVSNTTDRNKGVVCYKDTHHTKWTIPASFDIRCPVIGQYVMYYNERLPGSTYPAGYSQHAQFAVCEIEVYGCPIPEFTGLSCNVPCLTICRNYLENLAVLKPTWQSSTKSPTSVSGNAVDNKKTIRTAEGGQCTSTLPSTEASWGVNLGGMHWIDHILIYFRTDDKPWDEHNELRGMPLGFYLYISNTSSTLNAVLCFHEHAHTILTLPDVMNVSCPYYGQYIIYRVERKAGVTYPTSYSEHALADLCEVEVYGCPVPVVEFPQCSRNCPENCEQCYPETGVCKKCHEGYKGMACELVCHAAATITVSPNSAVTGTNNGAIYSAGGLTLPSDGELHVASIYLSLSEQSSDLSYLYMSIVNAVKFSVLFLSDETGYTEFDRAVVGPFRERFTARAKFNSKTHAIRIKVQYKQSLTISDLKLPLRTCYLNTTNSHGLN, from the exons ATGAATATCAGTGGTCCAGTTAGTGGGCGCTACGTGATATACTACAACACAAGGGAGGGTAATATATCTCATATCCCGACCTATTCCTCAGAGGCGTACATAGAACTCTGTGAGGTGGAGGTATATG GTTGGCCGGTTCTCGGTTACAAAGGTCAATTTTGTAATGAACCTTGTCCAGAAAACTGCCAACACTGTCACCTATATAGCGGGGAATGTCTTGGAGCCTGCAACCCAGGCTTTTATGGAAACCAATGCAAATTCTACAATAGAA AAAACCTGGCACTTAATAAACCAACATACCAATCGTCGACTTATGAGCATTCAACTAAAAGTGAAAACGCTGTTGACGGACTCAAAAGTGACTCCAGCACTGATTCAGGCCACTGTTCGTACACCGCATTGTTACAACCCTACGCTTTATGGAGAGTAGATTTAATGCAGCAACGTTACATCGAGAGGATAACCCTCTACCCCATGACTTCAAACCTAAATTGGA CTGAAAGTAACCCGAACACGGAGAAACTTCTTGGATTCTCCTTGGTAGTTTCAAACACAACAGACCGTAACAAAGGTGTCGTCTGCTACAAAGACACGCACCATACAAAATGGACAATACCGGCTTCGTTCGATATAAGGTGTCCTGTGATTGGTCAATATGTTATGTACTACAACGAACGACTCCCAGGATCTACATATCCAGCAGGTTACAGCCAGCATGCCCAGTTTGCTGTATGTGAGATCGAAGTTTAtg GTTGTCCAATACCCGAGTTTACCGGCCTGAGTTGTAATGTGCCTTGCTTGACGATATGCCGAAATT ATCTGGAAAATCTTGCCGTCTTAAAACCCACGTGGCAGTCTTCAACAAAATCGCCTACTTCAGTGTCAGGCAATGCGGTTGATAACAAGAAGACTATACGGACCGCTGAAGGAGGCCAGTGTACATCAACTCTACCGTCGACTGAAGCCTCGTGGGGCGTCAATCTGGGAGGAATGCATTGGATAGATCACATTCTCATCTATTTTAGGACAGATGACAAGCCTTGGG ATGAACACAACGAACTCCGAGGTATGCCACTTGGCTTCTACTTATACATCTCAAACACTTCCAGCACACTTAACGCTGTCCTATGTTTCCACGAACATGCACACACAATTCTCACTCTTCCTGATGTGATGAATGTAAGCTGCCCGTACTATGGACAATATATCATCTATCGTGTTGAACGGAAAGCAGGGGTTACCTATCCTACAAGTTACTCCGAGCATGCACTTGCAGACTTGTGTGAAGTGGAAGTTTACG GCTGTCCTGTCCCGGTTGTCGAATTTCCGCAATGCAGTCGTAATTGTCCTGAAAACTGTGAACAGTGCTATCCAGAAACAGGGGTCTGCAAAAAATGTCATGAAGGGTACAAAGGCATGGCGTGTGAACTTG tGTGTCATGCTGCTGCGACCATAACAGTATCCCCAAACTCTGCAGTTACTGGTACTAATAACGGAGCCATATATTCAGCCGGAGGGCTAACACTACCGTCTGACGGAGAGCTCCATGTGGCGTCTATCTATCTTTCTTTGTCAGAACAATCTTCAGatttgtcctacttgtatatgTCCATTGTTAATGCTGTAAAATTCAGTGTGCTGTTTTTGTCGGACGAGACGGGGTATACTGAG TTTGATCGGGCGGTCGTAGGTCCTTTCCGTGAACGGTTCACTGCACGTGCTAAATTCAACTCTAAAACTCACGCAATCCGCATAAAAGTTCAATACAAACAGTCGTTAACCATATCCGATCTGAAACTTCCTTTACGAACATGTTATCTAAATACG ACGAACAGCCATGGGCTGAATTAA